One uncultured Fibrobacter sp. DNA segment encodes these proteins:
- the tsaB gene encoding tRNA (adenosine(37)-N6)-threonylcarbamoyltransferase complex dimerization subunit type 1 TsaB, producing the protein MTFDLYVDTSRKGISMAIASPDGSAYEEIIEPSAKGESLSANLDTLLERSGATLDDVKRVMVTVGPGSFSGLRTGVAFCQGLCFSGKRNLYGVTTLQALECFAQAKEGDPVAVVIRARNGYWYLRLNGTEKFIDTAEVIQALGKNKATHVVADEAAQADNELKAVFEELGASISPDTGKPLSQWAPLFDTVKPTLIQEANYIQPSYFEKLKA; encoded by the coding sequence ATGACCTTCGATCTCTATGTAGACACTTCCCGGAAAGGCATCTCGATGGCGATCGCTTCGCCGGACGGTTCCGCCTATGAGGAAATTATAGAGCCATCTGCCAAAGGCGAATCGCTCAGCGCAAACCTCGATACACTCTTGGAACGGTCCGGCGCCACGCTCGACGATGTGAAGCGCGTGATGGTCACGGTCGGGCCGGGCTCGTTCAGCGGACTGCGAACGGGAGTCGCGTTCTGCCAGGGGCTGTGTTTCAGCGGCAAGCGCAACCTGTACGGCGTAACGACACTCCAGGCACTGGAATGTTTTGCCCAGGCTAAAGAAGGCGACCCCGTCGCAGTCGTTATCCGGGCACGCAACGGCTATTGGTACTTGCGCCTAAACGGCACGGAAAAATTCATCGACACGGCAGAAGTCATCCAGGCGTTGGGCAAGAACAAGGCAACGCATGTTGTCGCAGATGAAGCCGCCCAAGCCGACAATGAACTAAAAGCCGTATTTGAAGAACTCGGTGCCAGCATCTCTCCAGACACAGGCAAGCCGCTAAGCCAATGGGCCCCGCTGTTCGATACTGTCAAGCCGACACTGATCCAAGAAGCGAACTACATACAACCTTCATATTTTGAAAAACTGAAAGCATAA
- a CDS encoding hydroxymethylpyrimidine/phosphomethylpyrimidine kinase: MSEKMNYALTIAGFDGSAGAGILADVKTMAHFGVYAQAVCTALTEQNEDEFVAPGWVIWDRIEAQLETLFKKHTFKFVKIGLVEKAKVLKRIVDFIRMRSPDAFIIWDPIASASAGFHFLRAVEQDDFMPVMKNIDLVTPNQEEFGFLGLGLAASRGKIELGKDFALLLKGGHSKDSDAVDILWDRDGNQYKFSSPRLVGVEKHGTGCTLSAAILANLALGKDLPEACKAAKEYMDKMLRSGEGRLMGLV; the protein is encoded by the coding sequence ATGTCCGAAAAAATGAATTACGCTTTGACTATTGCTGGTTTTGATGGAAGTGCCGGTGCGGGAATCTTGGCCGATGTCAAGACGATGGCGCATTTTGGTGTTTATGCCCAAGCTGTGTGTACCGCGCTTACAGAGCAGAACGAAGATGAATTTGTCGCTCCGGGTTGGGTCATTTGGGACCGGATTGAGGCTCAGCTCGAAACGCTGTTCAAAAAGCACACGTTCAAGTTCGTGAAGATTGGACTTGTGGAGAAAGCCAAGGTTCTCAAGCGCATTGTCGACTTTATCCGCATGCGTTCTCCTGATGCCTTTATTATCTGGGATCCCATTGCGAGTGCCAGCGCCGGTTTCCATTTCTTGAGGGCGGTGGAGCAGGACGATTTCATGCCCGTGATGAAGAATATCGACCTAGTGACTCCGAATCAGGAGGAATTTGGTTTCCTCGGTTTGGGGCTTGCCGCCTCTCGTGGAAAAATTGAACTGGGCAAGGATTTTGCTTTGCTGTTGAAGGGGGGGCATTCCAAGGACAGCGATGCTGTTGATATCCTTTGGGACCGTGACGGGAATCAGTACAAATTTTCGAGCCCGCGCCTTGTCGGTGTTGAAAAGCATGGTACGGGTTGTACTTTGTCGGCTGCGATTTTGGCGAACTTGGCCCTAGGCAAGGATTTGCCGGAGGCTTGCAAAGCGGCCAAAGAATATATGGACAAGATGTTGCGTTCTGGTGAAGGCCGCTTGATGGGCCTTGTCTAG
- a CDS encoding ElyC/SanA/YdcF family protein — MSKLLLNKKKKNYAQLVKKALIIAASTIILAIIALYAVFTKSGQWLVNDDEFKHVKWVVILDGQSADMERNDFAANLVAQGKADSVLIMGRRVLRDRSNADFYADDFLRHSSIDSAALFLAPHDDPSTISEAYTIIPWLKNRKADTVLLLTSAAATHRVANLFKALAGERPVFLTTDIHHYLYDANTWYINRESRKSWLREWAALLYSKFELIGLDTLTAADSTYYVPIRSVSEEKNMEPVVDLQKFLKQANSKTQEVINNAAKDTTKAVETAKKDSSKSESKAEPKKDDKKDVKKEESKKQEPKKDEKKETKKDEPKKEEKKDSKKEEPKKDDKKDNKSSSDKKKDEKKS; from the coding sequence GTGTCCAAGCTATTATTGAACAAGAAGAAAAAGAACTACGCCCAGTTAGTCAAGAAGGCGCTCATCATCGCAGCATCGACGATCATTCTCGCCATCATTGCGCTTTATGCCGTCTTTACCAAAAGCGGGCAATGGCTCGTGAACGATGATGAATTCAAGCACGTAAAATGGGTCGTCATTCTAGACGGACAATCGGCCGACATGGAACGGAACGACTTTGCCGCAAATCTCGTGGCACAAGGGAAAGCCGATTCTGTGCTCATCATGGGTCGCCGAGTTCTCAGGGACCGGAGCAACGCCGATTTCTACGCCGACGATTTCCTGCGCCATTCCAGCATCGACAGCGCAGCCCTATTCCTCGCCCCCCACGACGACCCCTCCACCATCAGCGAAGCCTATACAATCATCCCCTGGCTCAAGAATCGCAAGGCAGACACCGTACTGTTGTTGACTTCGGCTGCTGCGACCCATAGGGTTGCAAACCTATTCAAAGCGCTCGCCGGAGAGCGTCCCGTTTTCCTCACGACCGACATTCACCACTACCTTTACGATGCCAACACGTGGTACATCAACCGCGAATCCCGCAAGAGTTGGCTCCGCGAATGGGCTGCACTACTTTATTCCAAATTTGAACTCATCGGACTAGACACCCTCACCGCAGCGGATTCCACCTATTACGTTCCCATACGTTCTGTCAGCGAAGAAAAAAATATGGAACCCGTCGTTGACCTGCAAAAGTTTCTGAAGCAGGCCAATTCCAAAACGCAAGAGGTCATCAATAACGCAGCAAAGGATACCACCAAAGCCGTAGAAACAGCCAAGAAGGACTCATCCAAGTCGGAATCTAAGGCCGAACCGAAAAAAGACGATAAAAAAGACGTCAAGAAAGAAGAGTCCAAGAAACAAGAGCCTAAAAAGGACGAAAAGAAAGAAACTAAAAAAGACGAGCCCAAGAAAGAAGAAAAGAAGGACTCCAAGAAGGAAGAACCGAAAAAAGACGACAAGAAGGACAACAAGTCCAGCAGCGACAAGAAAAAGGACGAAAAGAAAAGCTAG
- a CDS encoding D-alanine--D-alanine ligase gives MSRLRVLVLMGGPSTEHDVSVVSGTGVVRAMDPEKYNIHPVLIDKDGTWHWSSRELSPYQKMNFSVNYFHSLEGSAANCKKSPALSELPDSDIAFLALHGKWGEDGHIQAMLENWGIPYTGCGLLASALAMDKIKSKEIYRANGIPTPPYRVIWKHDFTGDVLVNVADELGFPLVIKDPLGGSSIGIGIAKDMDEAGKIVQDLFKDSNRLLCEKFIAGGEASCGYIEGEKPLPPTEMRMTTREYFDYEAKYNGECQEVTPAEFAPELTARIQELAKNAHYALGGAGYSRTDVRITKDGELFAIETNTLPGMTPTSLLPQQAACIGITYSQLIDLIIDKSIVIKR, from the coding sequence ATGTCCCGTTTACGCGTTTTAGTACTGATGGGCGGCCCTTCCACGGAACACGACGTATCGGTCGTGAGCGGAACTGGCGTCGTACGTGCCATGGATCCCGAAAAGTACAACATCCACCCTGTCTTGATTGACAAGGACGGAACCTGGCACTGGTCTTCTAGGGAACTTTCCCCCTACCAGAAGATGAATTTCTCGGTCAACTATTTCCACAGTCTCGAAGGTTCGGCTGCCAACTGCAAAAAATCCCCCGCCCTCTCCGAACTGCCCGATTCCGACATTGCATTCCTCGCGCTGCACGGCAAGTGGGGCGAAGACGGCCACATCCAGGCCATGCTCGAAAACTGGGGCATTCCATACACGGGTTGCGGACTCCTCGCATCGGCCCTCGCCATGGATAAAATCAAGTCCAAGGAAATCTACAGGGCTAACGGCATTCCGACTCCTCCCTACCGCGTCATTTGGAAACATGACTTTACCGGAGATGTTCTCGTCAATGTCGCCGACGAGCTCGGATTCCCGCTGGTCATTAAGGACCCGCTGGGTGGTTCTTCCATCGGCATCGGCATTGCAAAGGATATGGACGAGGCCGGCAAGATTGTACAGGACCTCTTCAAGGATTCCAACCGCCTGCTGTGCGAAAAATTCATTGCCGGTGGCGAAGCGAGCTGCGGCTACATCGAAGGCGAAAAACCGCTCCCGCCCACCGAAATGCGCATGACGACGCGCGAATACTTCGACTACGAGGCCAAGTACAACGGGGAATGCCAAGAAGTGACTCCTGCGGAATTCGCACCGGAACTCACCGCTCGCATCCAGGAACTCGCGAAGAACGCTCACTACGCCCTCGGTGGTGCCGGTTACAGCCGTACCGATGTCCGCATAACCAAGGACGGTGAACTGTTCGCCATCGAGACGAACACACTGCCGGGCATGACGCCCACATCGCTGCTGCCACAACAAGCTGCCTGCATCGGCATTACCTACAGCCAGCTCATCGATTTGATTATCGACAAGAGCATTGTGATAAAGAGGTAG
- the rimI gene encoding ribosomal protein S18-alanine N-acetyltransferase: MKETDLPRVLEIQQELAFQDWNTAQFAAEIRANYALCVVYETGTDQGTPQINGYAVFHLLGSDSELLSIAVSRNCQHKGIGKMLLDAGLSRLSPEEKDRCFLEVREANSTARKFYEKNGFKLYGDRKNYYSDGENACLYSIELESQIN, translated from the coding sequence ATGAAAGAAACCGATTTGCCCCGAGTTCTGGAAATCCAGCAAGAACTGGCATTCCAGGACTGGAACACGGCTCAATTCGCGGCAGAGATACGCGCCAACTATGCACTTTGCGTTGTCTACGAAACGGGTACAGACCAAGGTACACCACAAATTAATGGCTATGCGGTATTCCACCTGCTAGGCTCAGATTCGGAACTATTAAGCATTGCTGTAAGCCGAAACTGCCAGCATAAAGGCATCGGCAAGATGCTCCTGGATGCAGGCTTATCCCGCCTGAGCCCCGAAGAAAAAGACCGCTGTTTCCTCGAAGTCCGCGAAGCCAATAGCACCGCACGCAAATTCTACGAGAAAAACGGCTTTAAACTTTACGGGGATAGAAAGAATTATTACTCCGATGGCGAAAACGCCTGCCTATATTCTATAGAATTGGAGTCACAAATAAATTAA